The Molothrus ater isolate BHLD 08-10-18 breed brown headed cowbird chromosome 2, BPBGC_Mater_1.1, whole genome shotgun sequence DNA segment gtccctgccagccccaagcTGTGGCTCCCTGGTGTCCATGCCCCCCATGAGCTGTGCTGTTGTGCTCTCTGCAGTGTACAACTGGACGGTGGACGAGGTGGTGCAGTGGCTCATCTCCTACGTGGAGCTGCCCCAGTACGAGGAGACCTTCCGCAAGCTGCAGCTCAGCGGCCACGCCATGCCCAGGTCAGTGCCAGGCCCAGGTCAGTGCcaggcccagggcagtgcccgcAGTGTCCCCATGGGATGTGTGCAGGGAAAGTGGCAGTTCAGCTGCTCTCATCACCTGCAGTTCCTTGGCCTGTGCACTGCCCagttctgctccagctgtgagtgaaaagaggggaaatttgggTTAGATACAGGGAAGGAATTGtttcctggcagggtgggcaggccctggcacagggtgcccagagcagctggggctgcccctgcatccctggcagtgcccaaggccaggctgggcactggggacagtgggaggtgtccctgccatggcacgggtggcactgggtgggatttaaaaTCCTTCCTAACCCAAACCATCCATGATTCCATGGAAGAGGAGCACTGGCTGGGAGTCATCCTATGTTGTAACAGGTTTGAAAAACCTCAGTGCAGCTTTTTTGGATAAAGGTTCCTGTTGCTGAAAAAGGGCCTTCTCAACTGACTGGGAAGGAAGGATTAACTGGGGATAAAATGAGGATGGTTTTGAGGCAGCCCAATGAGTGTCCACATCCCTTCCAAGGGAGAACTGTGGTTTGTGGTCTGTGACACAGGATGTAAAGGCAATGGAGATTTGgttaaaaaatacttaataGTGATTGGTAGGACACCAGAAGATGGGTTTTGATGGGATATCAGTTCCTCATGCTGTCAGGTAATGAATTAGGCCTGGCCCtggtttttcctgctctctcccactcctaaaaatgctgctgcaaaGCGTCCTAGAGACACCCTGATTagagacagcagcagtgagggatTTGCCCTGGTAGCAGGGAgctcccaggccctgctctgcatcTCCCTGATGCCTGCTGGCCCTggtggctgtgcccacagcagtTTTTTGTCCCCCTGTTGTGCAGGCTGGCAGTGAACAATGCCACCATGATGGGCACGGTGCTGAAGATGACCGACCGCAGCCACCGGCAGAAGCTGCAGCTCAAGGCTCTGGACACGGTGCTCTTCGGGCCTCCTCTGTGTGAGTACCAGACCCACCTGCCAGCCTTGGGAACCACCCCAgggccacagctctgctcagactGGGCACCAGAGCCAGTTCCGGGTGACCCAAAGCGCGGCCTCAGCCAGGGGAGTCATCCCAGCGCAGCTACCCTGGAGCAGGAATGGTTGTCCTGGGTttgtgggagcagctctgtagcctggagcatcctgggctggcATTCCCATCTCAGAGGGCTCTCCCAGAGGTGCAGCGGGATCTCCCACTGTGCAGCTGGGATCTCCCACTGTGCAGCTGGATCTCCCACTGTGCAGCTGGATctcccactgtgctgctgggtctcccactgtgctgctggggtctcccactgtgctgctggggtCTCCTGTGTCCACAGGGTAAAACCTGCTGCCCTTCTGCGGTGCTGATggtgctggagggcagcagccctgtcctgcctgctcccagggcagctgctgccatgtcctggagctctgtcaTCATCTCCTgggctttcctggggctccacTGTCCTGTCctgaggctctgctgctgactCAGGCTGTGAACTACCCACCTCTGGAGGAggggggagcagcaggctggatGGGAAGTTTAGGGTGGTGGTGGGAGGCCCTGGGCTCCTTTGATGCCTTATCAGGATCTCAAGCTCTCTGACGTGTGTCTCCACgctccaggtgctcccagctccctctggctCCTGTCTGCTCCCTATTGAAGGTGCTTTtgtctctctccttctctgcatGGCTTTCTCCTGGGCTTTGGGTGCAGAGGGGTGGAACccccctttcctgctgcccatgctggggGATCATCCCCATgctggggaattttggggtcccAGTGCTCATGGCTGGGGCATTCCTGGCCTCTCCCActccagcacccccaagtccttctgcccagggctgctctccagccattCCCCCCAGTTCTGGGAAATCTGCCTGCACAGTGTGAGCCACAGTGTGAGGCTTGGCAGAGCCATAGGGAGCAAATCCCAAGCCTGGCTTGTACAATCAGCCAGTTTTGCTCACGGTTATTGAAAAGCCTCTTTTTGCACAGGCACAGGTTGGTGTTTATTTATTGCCTGTGTTAAATGTGAAGCTTTTTGATGCCTGGGTGGCTCCAGCCCAGCGactcctgtgctgggggcaggatTTTTCCAGAGTTGTTGTGCTGTGTAAATGGCAGAGTGAATGGCTTGTACTGGCTGGGAATGAATGCCTGTTGCCATGCTGGAGCTGTTTgttctgccctgcagctccctggccctgcagcctgACCCTCGCTGGGGCACAGAGATCAAAGTGTGCAGGGAGccgtgctgctgctctgcagccagggctgctcacacccctctcagctcctgctgggagctttccaggccagcctgggctggtgcaaggtgtccctgctcacagcaggaggtggaatgggatgagcttggaggtccctcccaacccaaaccattccatggttctataTACAGGGTGTGTGAGAAGTGGAAATAGGCTTTAAatctgcagctgaaggagagaTTGATCCCTTTTCAGAAGGTAAAATTTGCTGGTTTCTGGTCATCTGAATGGCTTTGTCTCCACTCAAGGGAGAGGTTGTTTATCTAAACCAATTCCTTCAGGAATGGATTGCACAACACCTTTCAAGAGCCAGCAGCAAGTGGCAGCTTGGGCAGTGCTCAGTGACCTTTCaagctgcagaagctgctttACACCTCCTTTCCCATGGTCAGGGGAGGTGGCTCTGGagggcagctgggctctgggggtctctgagctgctggcagtgggatgTGGTGCACAGGTACAGAGTGCCAAGGGTTTGTCTCCTCTCCTGAAGCTCTGTTCACCACAGGTGTGAAAGCTTTGATAAAAGCAGCCTCAATTGGAGCCCCAGGCCTCCTGCAGGCTCCTAAATCCAGacaccctgctgctgtggggatcACAGCACCTGGacacagtgctgctcctgctgctgggtgagggtTTTCCAAACCCAGGGCTCCAGGGGTGGGTGTCTGGCTCGTGGCAGAGGTTCCAGCCAGATTCCATGGCCAGTTTCCATGTGGATCTGCAGGCTCCTGCCATCCCTCCAGGTCTggttcctgctgccaggctccagccctgccatttCCTCCAGCAAACAGGTCTGACCACTCCAGCTCTGTAATTAATCCAAGTGCAAGGGAGCGTGGAACAATTATAGTCTAAGCAACATGAGatgatttcttcttctgtgtCTGTCCCTTTGGGGTCCTGTTCCTGTGATTCAGGAATTTATCTGGCACAAAATAGCACAACTTCAGGTGAAACATGGaatccagaatggtttgggtagggagggaccttaaatcccacccagtgccacccctgccatggcagggacacctcccactgtccccagtgcccagcctggccttgggcactgccagggatgcaggggcagccccagctgctctgggcaccctgtgccagggcctgcccaccctgccagggaacaattcctcattgccaagatcccacccagccctgccctctggcactggcagccattccctgggtgctgtccctgcaggccttgtccccagtccctctgcagctctcctggagcccctgcaggccctgccaggggctctgagctctccctggagctgctcctgtccaggtgagcacccccagctccccagcctggctccagcccctctgggctctctccagcagctccagctgctcctgctgttggtgtcccagggctggaggctctgcaggtgcagctctgctgcttttgaaCTTGGGACAGATCTTTCTGTAATTTGAtctctttccctgctgctcctgtgccctgggccAGAGACTGAGGGCACCTGGCAGAGCCTCAGATAGTTCCTGTGCAGTTGATCGTGATTTAAGTCCCCTGGCTTTGTCCCTggccctcagcagggctggcacagcctgtcctgcaCCCCTGTGGCcgtggctgctcccagcagcaggcaggccTGGGCTCACCTTAcacctgcacaggctgcaggaaaagccatGTACACCATGCAAAACAGACTTCTCCacctttcccatttccttcttttggGAAAGGAGGGACAACAGGCACAGTTTTATCACAGACTGATTgttctgctcagctgcaggactTGATGtcctgctgggtttgcagctctgcctgggcttGGTGTTTGAAAGAAGCAAAATGATTGAGCAAGGGAGGAAGgtctggagctgcaggattGTTGGTTGGGATTAGATAGCAGAAAAAAGCATCTACAGTGAAGGTGAGAAAATGGAgatgctcccagggctggaacccctctgctctgtgggcCAGGCCAAgggggaatggctgccagtgccagagggcagggctggatgggatttggcaatgaggaattgttccctggcagggtgggcaggccctggcacagggtgcccagagcagctggggctgcccctgcacccctggcagtgcccaaggccaggctgggcactggggacagtgggaggtgtccctgccatggcaggggtggctctgggtgggctctgaggtcctttccaacccaaaccatcctggtATTCCATGCTTCTATGTTTCCATCCAAGCTGAGTTTTCCTCAGAGTTTTCTCATGCCCGTGTCTGTCACTGTAGGCCACGACATAACACGATGTGCACACACTGCTTTTCTCAAGGCAAAAATGGGAAGTTTACCTTCTGACTCCAgcatttatagatttctaaaagtgacagtggattggaagGTGACaatgccacctctccaatgatactggacaaaccaacagtccatcaaatttctcttcctccataaaaaaatgcaaaaccatCAGTTATTTATATAAAGTGTGTTagaaagttcgttacaagaatgtaaacattagaaggcttagaaaatcataaaaatcaGGGAGACGTGTCTTTGGCCAGGGCTGGTGCAGAGGAAGGATGTGTGCAAagctgcactcccagctggagctgagcccagctggcaccaggggcaggacagggaccagctggggtggggctggcagggaatgGCCCCGGgggggcaggagagcagggctgtgggagggtGGAACACAAAGCACTCCCCagatgggagctgcagggactgaGGCTGAGGGATGTGCAGGCACTTGCCAGGATCTGCTCCCTCGGAAGAGGATGTTGTGCTAATCCATCCGGAGGGGAGCGGGGCCAGCGCTCACCTTGTTTAGTTCTGAGTGCTGGATTTACCCTGGGTGCTTGCAGGGAGTGATGGGCCACAAGTGCTGCTTGGGGAGATGGTGCTTGCCTGTCTCCTGGGCCCTGGgagggctcctgtccctctccctctgaGGGGAAGCCTCTGCAAtatgggcagggagcagcagccgtGTCCCCACGTGTCCgtccagctcaggctgtgctgtgctctgccttcCCAATTCAGGTTTCCACCTCCCAggtcccctcctgtccccccagcTCTACCAGTGTGACAGATGTGGTTTAGCTGGGGAGGGGCTTCAGCTCCTGTCTAACCCACCGctgccacggcagggacacctccacagccacagcttctctgggcgccctgtgccagggcctgccccCCTCAGTACAGGTATTTTCCCCCTGGATCTGGTGTGAATTGCCTGTTGTTTGTTCAAAACCAGTGGATACTGGTCATTAAGTCCCAGCTCACTGGACTGAGCTGCTCTTTCATTGTGGCTTTTCCAGCACACACTTGGTTgagttacagggaaaaaatctGCTTGACTCATCTTTTCGGGCTTTGTTTAGCACTTGAGCCCCCACTTAATTACTTTCATCCTCTCACATGCATCAACACCTTTTTTTGAATTAACTGTAGAAAAAGGGAATTTCCACACTGAGTTGTGGTTCTGATGGAAAGCTTGGCAGCTTGACAGTTGGACTCttgagctgccccagctctgtgatCTCAGCAGTGTTTATTTTGTTCCAAGTGCTTATTTTGTTCTTAGTTACCTTTGCTGCCCTGTGAGATCACAGCCATTCTGGAGGGGGTTCCTCTGTGCAGTTTCCCCTGTACCACTTATTGTCAGGAAAATGGCTGGAAGATTTGCAATTTCATCTTTTGTGTTGTTGTTGCTGTCTCCAAATGGAATAAATGTTGTCAAgcttctgttttcctcctgaaatACTGACACAGCTCAACTGTCCCCTCGGTGAATCCTCTGCCACAGTTCCTTGTACGACTGCCCTGAGTTCTCCTGTCCCACTGTGGTGCAGCAGAGCCCTTTGGAGCTCTCCCCGTGGTCCTTTGGCCCCAGCAGTGTCTCTGGTCTCTTGCAGTGACTCGACACAACCACCTCAAGGACTTCATGCTGGTGGTGTCCATCGTCATCGGCGTGGGCGGCTGCTGGTTCGCCTACATCCAGAACCGCTACTCCAAGGAGCACATGAAGAAGATGATGAAGGACCTGGAGGGTCTCCACAGGGCTGAGCAGTCTCTCCATGACCTGCAGGAGAGGTAGGTTCCCATTGTCCATCCAGCTGGAGCACTCAGCTCTTCCTGCACAGTTCTATTCCTTCAGATTTCAGGAAATGCCTGTTTTGGTGCCTCACACCGGAGTCAGCCCCTTCCTGAGGGACTGgcaaagctgccagcagcctctggagctCAGAGAGGGGcctgcctcctcctgcagggactCCTGGACCAGGCTGTTCTTTCCTAGTCACAGAACCAGGGAATGCTTTGGGTCAAAGGGGCCTTAGAGCTTGTCCAGTCCCAGTCCTGCCGTGCAGTCCAGCTCACGTGGAATTTGTCATCCAAACTTGTTTTCACCTTGGCTTTTGATGGGAAAAAGTGTGNNNNNNNNNNNNNNNNNNNNNNNNNNNNNNNNNNNNNNNNNNNNNNNNNNNNNNNNNNNNNNNNNNNNNNNNNNNNNNNNNNNNNNNNNNNNNNNNNNNNAGAAGTTCCTGGCCATTGGTGTTCAGCTCCCAAAATCGTCCCGTGGGCCCCAACAGGAATGCAGGAGGTCCCTGTGCCAGGTGTCCCTTGGAttgtccctgctgtggtggctgtgccctgcgtgccaggatgtccccagagcctggcacagcgGGGTGGGcactctgctgctctggtgggtgctgctgtcaccagctcctccctgtgTCCTTCAGGAATATATTCCTGACTTGCAGCTGGAGGGATTGTGTATGAGCAGAGTAGGAATATTTGGGAATTGTGTGCTCTTGGGCATCAGCTCCTTCAGTGCCCCCAGATGAGTCCAGAGGGATGAACTGGGGCTCCCAGGAGGTGGAACCCATGTGGTGCACACCACTCCAGGGTGAGGATCCCAGAGAACAGCCACCCCAGGAGCGGGGACACGgaccctgtgctgcagccagagcgGCCCCAGGAGGTGACACGGTGGCCCTGGTGTCACCGAGGCCCTGCCCGGCTCCTGCAGTGTGGGACCAGCTGTCCTGGGAGGGTTCCCACTCTGCTCTCCAGACAGAAGATCCTCGTGGAGCAGAGCATGGCTCTCCATCTGCTGTTGtcctctgctgcccctgctgcattGAAACctgccaggcctgcaggagagggagcagctccatggagcccagcagggaaCACTCACCTCTTCACACATCCTTGAAGTCTCCTCAGTTGgaagaaaatccattttctgcagtATCTGCTGCCCTCTTGCTGTTAGAAAGGATTTCTATCACGGGCCCTGACCCGGGTCTCTCCCTGTGGGACTGTGGCAGGCAGAGGGACGGACTGGATTTCCTGGAGAAGGTTCTCTGGTGGAGCTGGGGCATTGCCTGTGAAGGGAGCAGGTGTTGCTGTGCCCCcatccccagccagggcacGTGGGGTCCCTCAGGGCTCTCCCACCCCCTCCATGAGTCCAGAGTGGGCCCTGCATTCCTGCCAGGATCCAATCCTGCCTGGCCCtgaccctggcactgcccagcaccatTCCTGTGCCAAGGTtctgccccacagcctggctccttctccagccctgctgggaccccAGCTATCCCAGTTACCCCAGCTATCCCATTACCCCAGCTATCCCAGTTACCACAGCTATCCCTGTTACCCCAGCTATCCCATTACCCCACTTGACAGCCATGGGCCACCAGCCATGACAGTGACCTTCTGCAGTAtctccctggtgtccccggAGCTCAGTGACAGTGATGATGGCACTTGTGTCCCTTGAAGGCTCCAGCTGCCCACATCAGAATCCCCTGGGATCTCGCACCACTGGGCTTTTGTTCCTTCTCCCAGCTTCTCACCCGGGATGTGGCTCAGacaccagccaggctgggctccaggCGAGGACAGGACAATGCCAGCATGCCCAGggctccttgctgctgggcaggaggagagctGAGGTGTTCTGCACAGCTGGCTCCCCCACTAGATCCAGGGCTGGAAGGCCAGCCACCCACAGGATCCTCATTTCCTCTCTGTGTTCCCTGGAGCTGCGGACGAGGTCCCGGCTTTATTCCATGGGTTCTGTAAAGAATGCTCTTGTTCAGCACGAGGAAGGTTCTGggcctgtcccagcacaggcaggactcCACGTGTGCCACACTTGTGAGAGCATGAAGAAGGCCAGGACTGGGACCAGTGCTGGGCAACATCATCAGGgacagggatccagggcagggacagggatccaGAGCATGGACAGGGATCCAGAGCATGGACAGGGATCCCGGGCATGGACAGGGATCCAGGGCATGGACAGGGatccagagcagggacagggatccaGAGCATGGACAGGgatcctgggcagggacagggatccagggcagggacagggatcccgggcagggacagggatccagggcatggacagggatccagggcagccccagcctggcagtgacacagagctggtgctgtgggcacaccctgcagggaagggatggggcatccagaggcacctgggcaggctggagagctgggaccCTGCCAGCCTcgtgcagctcagcaggaccAAGGGCAAggcctgcagctggctgggggcaatcccagcacaaacacagcctggagagaatggactgggagcagccctgggagaaggagctggagattGGTGGGAGAAGCTCCACAGAGCCTGGCCATGAGCACTGGGACCTGAAATCCCTGCGCCCTGGGCTGATCCCACAGGGTGGGCAGAGGAAAGGGATTGGGATTGTGCCCCCCAGGTgatttcccacctgcagagctgccccagcccagggaggagctggagctgctgcagagagcccagaggaggctccaggatgggcagagggatggagcagctctgctgggaggaaaggctggcacagctgggattgttcacctgcacaggagaagctttgggctgagctcagggtggccttgcagggcctggaggagccccaggaaagctggagagagacaatttccagggcatgcagggacagcacccagggaatggcttcacactgaaaaCCTacaggtttagatcagatatcAGGAACAAtttcctccctggcagggtgggcaggccctggcacagggtgcccagagcagctggggctgcccctgcatccctggcagtgcccaaggccaggctgggcactgggacagtgggaggggtccctgccatggcaggggggcaCTGGGTGGTCCTCCCAGTTCCTTCtcacccaaaccagtctgggattcctGAACATCTCTGCAGTTCTCCCTGGATGTCTCCAGCTCTGTTGAGGAGGTTTTCCCTTGTCTTGCCGGTCTCTTTGGCTGCCTCCAGGCTGATGTTGATGGTGGTACCGTAGGAGATGATctgtgcagtgccaggcaggTTTGCTCACCTATTTGCAGGGGTCTGTGCCAAGAGCAGAGATCGGGGGGCTCCAGGGCGAGGGACAGGTCAGCACCTCCCACCTCTTCCCACCGCCTCTCGcttctcttcccctgctccttccctttccatttGCCTCCCATTCCGCTGCTCCCTCCTGTGCGTGGGCAGGGCCGGGGCCCCTCACCCATCCCCTGCCcgggggcagctctgcccatgCTCTGGGCTCCGTGGGCAGCACTGGAACCCCTGGCCCGCTGCCCGGGCAGGCTGGCACCTGCACAggggccctggggagggggccagcagcatccagccgggAGGAGCGAGCTGTGACTTGTCATTTCCCTCGTGCTCCTGCCTCCCACTCTCCAGAGGGCTCTGGAGCCCCGTGGGCCGTCACCGGtaggcacaggctgggcacaaACCTCGTGCAGCGGCGGGGCTGGGCATGGCTTCGTGTGGGCATGGCCAAGCTCCAATTCCTCCCACCGGGGTTAGAGCTTGGCACCGGCTGAGCCAGGCAAGGGGCAGGGgcggggggcccggggggcgTGGGCACACACGGATGGGGCAATGGCTGAGGGACCCCCGGGGAGtctggggggagctgggatcCAGGGGGAGGGATGGATCCTGTCCTGGACTGAGGGATCCTCTGGGATCCAGGGGGAGGGATGGATCCTGTCCTGGACTGAGGGATCCTCTGGGATCCAGGGGGAGGAATGGATCCTGTCCTGGACTGAGGGATCCTCTGGGATCCAGGGGGAGGATGGATCCTGTCCTGGACTGAGGGATCTCCATGGGGAGCAATGGATCCTATCACACACTGAGGGATCCCCTGGGATCCATGGGGAGGATTGAGCCTCCATCCCATTTCCATGTCCTCGCTCCCTCGAGCTGCTCGAGGTGAGCCCCCGGCTCAGGGATCCCCGACCctggggcacagagaggggcCGAGCCGGGGCcgggtgggcaggggctcagtGCCAGCCGCTCTCGGGGTCACTGGGGTCTCTCAGCCGCTGCTGCCATCCGTgcgtgcggggccgggccgggccgggcgggcacTGACCCCTCTCTCCCGGCGCTCTCCACCGCAGAGATTTAACTCGCTGCGACTCCGACTCCTCCATCCCGCACCTGAGCGACCACCAGCGTATCCCCAGCTCGGCGCCCAAGCTGCTGGCTGCCCGGCCCACGCTGCTGACCAGGTCCATGGAGGAGGCTGTCCCCGGGCCCCCGGGCCCCGGCGCGCCCACGCCCAACGGCGGCAGCCGGCACGGGGAGCCCTCCGCCCTGGCGGCTTTGCAGGAGCGGCTGCCCGAGAGCCCCATGGCGATGAAGAAGATGATGACGGTGAACCACGGCATGGAGAAGTCCTCCAGCCTGGGGGAGATCAGCCACCACCCGACGGCCGGCAAGCCCAGCCACTCGGATTCGTCCCGGTcgcacagccccagctccaccGACCCCGACACCCCCTCCCCCATCTCTGACTGCCGGCCCAGCGGCGCCAGGAACACCCGCATCCCGCAGCTGGCCGCCAAGAAGAGCCCGGGGGACGAGGACAGCAGCCTGACGGGCGACGAGGTTGACCTCGGCCAGAGCAAGAAAAAGTTCCCCCTAAAGATCTTCAAGAAGCCCAAGAAGTAGGGGGGGAGACCCCCGGACGCGtcccgccgggcccggggccggcCGTGCACCGGCAACGCAGCGCGGCCCCGGCACCCTCCGCTCCCCGAGTCACCCCGGCGCCGGCACGGGAGGAGCTATTTAAACTTATTTATTTCCTCATCTCCGAGACGAGAAGCGCGACGCCGCCGGCTCCCCGCGAGAAGAGCcgcccctgccctccctccgACCGCTGCGGTCCGGCTTTGCTGTGCATGGCTTCCAGTtactcctgctctgctcagccacgcggcctttgggtttggtttcaatgtggttttatttttttttttaattttattttttattgttgttattaatttgttttcctgcctcCTCCGACTTTTGCACAGGCTgagggcgggccggggccgctccgcgCTGCCCCTGCGCTGACTCCGCTCGCAGCGGTTCTCCCTCATTGCTCCGAGTCACTTTCCCACCCCGGCCCCTCGGCTGCGCCCCTGGGAAGGGGATCCCGTCCCGAGCAGCTCTCGCTGcgcaggagcagaggaggacTCTGCCCTTGCCGCCGGTACTTGTGTGCTCCCGGTGCCCCCGGGGGCCGCGGAGACGGGGCTGTCC contains these protein-coding regions:
- the STIM1 gene encoding stromal interaction molecule 1; the encoded protein is MEPRPGRAVRALCGLFLLLLLLVLQHPGRAERAPGSHLDDSAIAEFCRIDKALCHDEDEQLSFEAVRNIHKQMDDDANGNVDVEESDEFLREDLNYHDPAVKHSTFHGEDKLISVEDLWKAWKTSEVYNWTVDEVVQWLISYVELPQYEETFRKLQLSGHAMPRLAVNNATMMGTVLKMTDRSHRQKLQLKALDTVLFGPPLLTRHNHLKDFMLVVSIVIGVGGCWFAYIQNRYSKEHMKKMMKDLEGLHRAEQSLHDLQESHRRDLTRCDSDSSIPHLSDHQRIPSSAPKLLAARPTLLTRSMEEAVPGPPGPGAPTPNGGSRHGEPSALAALQERLPESPMAMKKMMTVNHGMEKSSSLGEISHHPTAGKPSHSDSSRSHSPSSTDPDTPSPISDCRPSGARNTRIPQLAAKKSPGDEDSSLTGDEVDLGQSKKKFPLKIFKKPKK